In Pirellulales bacterium, a single genomic region encodes these proteins:
- a CDS encoding DUF4058 family protein, which produces MSCPFPGMDPYLEGELWTTFHIQLAVEIARQLTPRLLPRYLAFANQRQVTDTPEEVSIEATDVYPDVGVVEARQAPLPIGGAALAEAPIKLTTVVPSRVPHSWVEIRDRSGRELVTLIEILSPTNQRSDGRKEYLEKRKKILLSTAHLLEIDLLRKGKRVPMTKPLPAADYFVFLTRANRRPETEVWPVPLFDRLPTVRVPLREPDPDVPLDLQQAFSTIYELSPYAVAIDYSKPPDVPLSTAAAAWAAERIRAIQG; this is translated from the coding sequence ATGTCGTGCCCATTTCCCGGCATGGACCCCTATCTTGAAGGCGAATTGTGGACCACGTTCCACATTCAGTTGGCGGTGGAAATTGCGCGTCAGTTGACCCCCAGGCTCTTGCCGCGCTATCTCGCCTTTGCCAACCAGCGTCAGGTAACGGATACTCCTGAGGAGGTTTCGATCGAGGCAACGGATGTCTACCCTGATGTGGGCGTGGTTGAGGCGAGGCAGGCGCCATTGCCCATTGGCGGCGCCGCGCTGGCCGAGGCTCCGATCAAACTGACGACCGTGGTGCCTTCGCGGGTTCCGCATTCGTGGGTCGAGATACGAGATCGATCCGGACGTGAGCTCGTGACGCTGATCGAGATCCTCTCGCCCACGAATCAACGCAGCGACGGCCGCAAGGAATACCTGGAGAAGCGCAAGAAAATTCTTCTGAGCACGGCCCATCTGCTGGAGATCGACTTGCTTCGCAAGGGGAAGCGAGTTCCCATGACGAAGCCGTTGCCGGCTGCCGACTATTTTGTGTTCTTGACACGCGCCAACAGGCGGCCGGAAACGGAAGTTTGGCCGGTTCCCCTGTTCGATCGTCTGCCGACGGTGCGCGTACCTCTGCGAGAGCCGGACCCCGACGTTCCGTTGGATCTGCAACAAGCATTCTCCACGATCTACGAGCTGTCGCCCTACGCCGTGGCCATCGACTATTCGAAGCCGCCAGACGTGCCTCTGTCCACAGCCGCCGCAGCCTGGGCAGCGGAACGAATCAGGGCAATTCAAGGCTAA
- a CDS encoding methyltransferase domain-containing protein has product MCKQNSWSEQYKFRCAVAARFGRVFDLPLVRRARDVLLDVVRDENDVLDVGAGDRRMGEMFAEKRRGVRYRSLDIDPRGGHDYHALDAVDRSFDLIFALETAEHLSFDELPEWLGQLAKLLKPAGHLVLSTPNTYYPPAYLRDASHRTPLCYDELGGLLEAAGLEVTRIARIYNHPPHQVILRRYVFGWLFRLIGIDFARQIIVVAQKRNP; this is encoded by the coding sequence ATGTGCAAGCAGAATTCTTGGTCGGAGCAATACAAATTTCGTTGCGCCGTCGCCGCGCGCTTCGGCCGCGTGTTCGATTTGCCGCTCGTGCGCCGCGCGCGCGACGTGCTGCTCGACGTGGTGCGCGATGAAAACGACGTGCTCGACGTCGGCGCCGGCGACCGCCGCATGGGCGAGATGTTCGCCGAAAAACGACGCGGCGTGCGCTATCGCTCGCTCGACATCGACCCGCGCGGCGGGCACGACTATCACGCGCTCGACGCCGTCGATCGCTCGTTCGATTTGATCTTCGCCCTGGAAACCGCCGAGCACCTTTCCTTCGACGAGCTGCCCGAGTGGCTCGGGCAACTGGCGAAACTGCTCAAGCCGGCTGGACACCTGGTGCTGAGCACGCCCAACACCTATTATCCGCCCGCCTATCTGCGCGACGCCTCGCACCGCACGCCGCTGTGCTACGACGAGTTGGGCGGCCTGCTCGAAGCCGCGGGACTGGAAGTGACCCGGATCGCCCGCATCTACAATCATCCGCCGCACCAGGTGATCTTGCGGCGCTACGTTTTCGGCTGGCTGTTCCGCCTGATCGGCATCGACTTCGCCCGGCAGATCATCGTCGTGGCGCAGAAGAGGAATCCGTAG
- a CDS encoding GNAT family N-acetyltransferase, protein MTTGLSKSVRAARTMADVAVTPVTSWRERRQFVQFPFDLYRDDPNWMPPLLGNQKELLGYKRHPFYDHADCQTFLARRNGRVCGRIAAIINRAHNDFNKERRGFFGFFESTDDPAVARSLFAAAAGWLKQHGMESLRGPANPSMNYECGLLIEGFDSPPTFMMTYNPPYYPQLVESYGFTKGHDLLAYLGERGDLPSVAARLNPLADQAQARCNAVIRHTTRRTFKADVEAFVDLYNRTLTVNWGFVPLPPGEMRKLAASLEHLIVPELAVIAEVEGVPVGAIIGLPDYNPRIKEIGGRLFPFGVFRLLSKKKDISRVRILSINVVPEYQRWGLGLVLMKALSPKGIELGFDEAEFSWISEDNDLARLGLEKGGAKVYKKYRMYDLNAL, encoded by the coding sequence ATGACGACTGGATTGAGCAAGAGCGTTCGTGCGGCACGAACGATGGCCGACGTGGCCGTGACTCCCGTGACGAGCTGGCGCGAGCGCCGCCAGTTCGTGCAGTTTCCCTTCGACCTGTATCGCGACGACCCGAACTGGATGCCGCCGCTGTTGGGCAACCAGAAGGAGCTGCTCGGATACAAGCGGCATCCCTTCTATGACCACGCCGATTGCCAGACGTTCCTGGCGCGGCGCAACGGCCGGGTGTGCGGCCGGATTGCCGCCATCATCAACCGAGCACACAACGACTTCAATAAGGAGCGGCGCGGGTTTTTCGGTTTCTTCGAGTCGACGGACGACCCGGCCGTGGCCCGCTCGCTGTTCGCCGCCGCCGCCGGCTGGCTCAAGCAGCACGGGATGGAGTCGCTGCGCGGGCCGGCCAACCCCTCGATGAACTACGAATGCGGGCTGTTGATCGAAGGGTTCGACAGTCCGCCGACGTTCATGATGACCTACAATCCGCCCTATTATCCGCAGCTTGTCGAGAGCTATGGCTTCACCAAGGGCCACGACCTGCTGGCCTATCTCGGTGAGCGCGGCGACCTGCCGTCGGTGGCCGCCCGGCTGAACCCGCTGGCCGACCAGGCCCAGGCCCGTTGCAACGCCGTCATCCGCCACACGACCCGCCGCACGTTCAAGGCCGACGTCGAGGCGTTCGTCGATCTTTACAATCGCACGCTGACGGTGAATTGGGGCTTTGTGCCCTTGCCGCCGGGCGAAATGCGAAAGCTGGCGGCGTCGCTGGAGCACCTGATCGTGCCCGAGCTGGCGGTTATCGCCGAGGTCGAGGGCGTGCCGGTGGGGGCGATCATCGGCCTGCCCGACTACAACCCCCGCATCAAAGAGATCGGCGGGCGGCTGTTTCCGTTCGGCGTGTTCCGGCTGCTCAGCAAGAAGAAGGACATTTCGCGCGTGCGGATTCTGAGCATCAACGTCGTGCCCGAATATCAGCGTTGGGGCCTGGGCCTGGTGCTGATGAAGGCGCTCTCGCCGAAGGGGATCGAGCTGGGCTTCGACGAAGCCGAGTTCTCCTGGATTTCGGAAGACAACGACCTGGCCCGCCTGGGCCTGGAAAAGGGCGGGGCCAAGGTCTACAAGAAGTACCGCATGTACGACTTGAATGCCCTTTGA
- a CDS encoding aldehyde dehydrogenase family protein encodes MKMFLRGQWADKSEKIEVRNPFDGSVVDTVPEGDAGDIASAVEGAVEGAALMRRTAGYDRSQILSRAAELMRQRTDELGRTISLEVGKTFAEGKTEVQRATETIQLSAEEAKRICGEMVPLDGAPGGAGKLGFTLRVPCGVVAAITPFNFPLNLVCHKVGPALAAGNAVVVKPASDTPLSALKLVEILLEAGLPPAAIACVTGPGGTLGDALVRDPRVRKVSFTGSREVGEKLCQAAGLKKVTLELGSNSPLIVMPDADLEKVAELAVLTGYANAGQTCISTQRVIAMGEVYGDLLDALRPKVAALKAGDPFDAEVKMGPMIREKDAERVGQWVDEAVAGGARLLAGGRRHGSLFEPTLVADVKPEMRISCDELFGPAVAVTRTASLEEAIALANDSRYGLSAGIFTQNIDWALRFAREVDSGNIHINWGPAWRADLMPYGGLKESGFGKEGPRYAVEEMTETKMVVVH; translated from the coding sequence ATGAAAATGTTCCTCCGCGGCCAATGGGCCGATAAATCCGAAAAGATCGAGGTCCGCAATCCGTTCGATGGCTCCGTGGTCGATACGGTGCCCGAGGGCGACGCGGGCGATATTGCCAGCGCCGTCGAAGGCGCCGTCGAGGGGGCGGCGCTGATGCGGCGGACCGCCGGCTACGACCGTTCTCAAATTCTCAGTCGGGCCGCCGAGCTGATGCGCCAACGCACCGACGAATTGGGCCGGACCATTAGTCTGGAAGTCGGCAAGACGTTTGCCGAAGGAAAGACCGAGGTCCAGCGCGCGACCGAAACGATTCAGCTTTCGGCCGAAGAGGCGAAGCGGATCTGCGGCGAGATGGTGCCGCTCGACGGCGCCCCCGGCGGGGCGGGCAAGCTCGGCTTTACGCTGCGCGTGCCGTGCGGCGTGGTGGCCGCCATCACGCCCTTCAACTTCCCTCTCAATTTGGTCTGCCACAAGGTCGGCCCGGCCCTGGCGGCGGGAAACGCCGTGGTGGTCAAACCGGCCAGCGATACGCCGCTCTCGGCCTTGAAACTGGTCGAAATCTTGCTCGAAGCCGGCTTGCCGCCGGCGGCCATCGCCTGCGTCACCGGTCCAGGCGGCACGTTGGGCGATGCCCTGGTCCGCGACCCCCGTGTGCGTAAGGTAAGCTTTACCGGCAGCCGCGAGGTGGGCGAAAAACTATGTCAGGCGGCGGGGCTGAAAAAAGTGACCCTGGAACTTGGCTCGAACAGCCCGCTCATCGTCATGCCCGACGCCGACTTGGAGAAAGTGGCTGAATTGGCGGTGTTGACGGGTTATGCCAACGCTGGGCAAACCTGCATCAGCACGCAGCGCGTGATCGCGATGGGCGAGGTTTACGGTGACCTGCTGGACGCGCTACGGCCCAAAGTGGCCGCATTGAAGGCCGGCGATCCGTTCGACGCCGAGGTGAAAATGGGTCCGATGATTCGCGAAAAAGACGCCGAGCGCGTGGGCCAGTGGGTCGATGAGGCGGTGGCCGGCGGCGCCAGGCTGCTGGCCGGCGGCCGGCGGCACGGATCGCTGTTCGAGCCGACGTTGGTCGCGGACGTCAAGCCCGAAATGCGGATAAGCTGCGACGAGTTGTTCGGCCCGGCCGTGGCCGTCACCCGCACCGCTTCGCTGGAGGAAGCCATTGCCTTGGCGAACGACTCTCGCTACGGTCTTAGCGCCGGCATTTTCACGCAGAACATCGACTGGGCACTGCGGTTCGCACGCGAGGTCGATTCCGGCAATATCCATATTAACTGGGGTCCGGCATGGCGGGCCGACCTGATGCCTTACGGCGGGCTGAAAGAGAGCGGCTTCGGCAAAGAAGGGCCGAGGTATGCCGTCGAAGAAATGACCGAAACCAAGATGGTGGTCGTACACTGA
- a CDS encoding DEAD/DEAH box helicase — protein MLAALDRAGYLEPTPIQAGLIPRALAGVDLLGQARTGTGKTAAFAIPILEKAERRGHNPQALVLVPTRELAVQVRDEFVKLAHGRKTHAVALYGGTPIRAQIEKLHRGVDCIIGTPGRVLDHIGRGTLTLSDLQFVVLDEADRMLDIGFRPDIEKILRRCPSSRQTMLLSATVPPPVARLATRYMRDPETLNFSPTDVSVETIEQFYFTVIPEKKFELLVKLLKRDKPRQTIVFCRTKRGTEKVYRHLQKKIDGVDCIHGDLQQSARDRAMARFREGQIRCLVATDVVGRGIDVTGISHIINYDIPSFCDDYVHRVGRTGRMGREGIAYTFVTPEEGPELTRIEMRIEKLLTRGEVEGFEAVPPRTVAVPAVAVEAEDGTAAPAEAKRPAMAGRGGRPPRRIRRAL, from the coding sequence ATGCTCGCTGCGCTCGATCGGGCGGGCTATCTCGAGCCGACGCCGATTCAGGCGGGCCTCATTCCGCGTGCGCTGGCCGGCGTCGATTTGCTTGGCCAGGCCCGTACGGGAACCGGAAAGACGGCCGCGTTCGCGATTCCGATTCTCGAAAAAGCCGAGCGACGCGGGCACAATCCGCAAGCCCTGGTGCTGGTGCCGACGCGAGAACTGGCGGTGCAAGTGCGAGACGAGTTCGTCAAGCTCGCCCACGGCCGCAAGACGCACGCCGTGGCCCTCTACGGCGGCACCCCCATCCGCGCACAGATCGAGAAGCTGCATCGCGGCGTCGACTGCATCATCGGCACGCCGGGCCGGGTGCTCGACCACATCGGGCGCGGCACGCTCACGCTCAGCGACCTGCAATTTGTCGTGCTCGACGAGGCCGACCGCATGCTCGACATCGGCTTTCGCCCCGACATCGAAAAAATCCTTCGCCGCTGTCCCAGCTCGCGGCAGACCATGTTGCTCAGCGCCACGGTGCCGCCGCCGGTGGCCCGCTTGGCGACGCGCTACATGCGCGACCCCGAGACGCTCAATTTCTCACCCACCGACGTGTCGGTCGAGACGATCGAGCAATTCTACTTCACGGTCATTCCGGAGAAGAAATTCGAACTGCTGGTCAAGCTGCTCAAGCGCGACAAGCCGCGGCAGACGATCGTTTTCTGCCGCACGAAGCGGGGCACCGAGAAGGTCTATCGCCATTTGCAAAAGAAGATTGACGGCGTCGACTGCATCCACGGCGATCTACAGCAAAGCGCGCGCGACCGGGCAATGGCCCGCTTCCGAGAGGGCCAAATCCGCTGCCTGGTGGCCACCGACGTGGTCGGCCGCGGCATCGACGTGACTGGCATCTCGCACATCATCAACTACGACATTCCCAGCTTCTGCGACGACTACGTCCACCGCGTGGGCCGCACCGGGCGAATGGGACGCGAGGGGATCGCCTATACCTTCGTGACGCCGGAAGAAGGCCCCGAATTGACGCGGATTGAAATGCGCATCGAAAAGCTGTTGACGCGGGGCGAGGTGGAAGGATTCGAGGCCGTGCCGCCGCGCACGGTGGCCGTGCCGGCCGTGGCGGTCGAGGCCGAGGACGGCACTGCCGCTCCGGCCGAAGCGAAACGGCCCGCGATGGCCGGCCGCGGCGGGCGTCCCCCGCGCCGCATCCGTCGGGCACTGTAA
- a CDS encoding non-canonical purine NTP pyrophosphatase: protein MWGVISSALEMKSAVANGGPALASSLAPPYSLNMNLCLIIGTANRKKGQELAELVAPLGVRVRTLADFPPAEVAETGDTFAANAAIKATEHAKRLGQWVLADDSGLCVDALGGRPGVHSARYAGPSASDGDNNRRLLEELADVPLERRTARYVCHATLAGPDGQVGAEAEDDCHGRILLAPSGSGGFGYDPLFEIVEYHRTFGDLGPEVKACLSHRARAMRKLLPAIQRLIV, encoded by the coding sequence ATGTGGGGGGTGATCTCCAGCGCGCTGGAGATGAAAAGCGCCGTCGCCAATGGTGGGCCGGCGCTCGCAAGCTCGCTGGCCCCACCCTACAGCCTCAATATGAATCTCTGCCTAATTATTGGCACGGCGAACCGCAAGAAAGGCCAGGAACTGGCGGAACTTGTCGCGCCGCTCGGTGTGCGGGTGCGGACCTTGGCCGATTTTCCGCCGGCGGAAGTAGCGGAGACGGGCGATACCTTTGCCGCCAATGCGGCCATCAAGGCCACCGAGCATGCGAAGCGACTGGGCCAGTGGGTGTTGGCTGACGACAGCGGCTTGTGCGTCGACGCGCTTGGCGGCCGGCCGGGCGTGCATTCCGCGCGTTATGCCGGCCCTTCAGCGAGCGACGGCGACAACAACCGCCGCTTGCTCGAAGAACTGGCCGATGTGCCACTTGAGCGCCGCACGGCGCGTTACGTTTGCCATGCCACGCTGGCCGGTCCCGACGGCCAGGTCGGGGCCGAGGCCGAAGACGATTGTCATGGCCGCATTCTCTTGGCCCCCAGCGGAAGCGGTGGTTTCGGCTACGACCCGCTGTTTGAGATCGTCGAATATCATCGCACGTTCGGCGATCTCGGCCCGGAAGTGAAAGCGTGCCTCAGTCATCGTGCGCGTGCCATGCGCAAGCTGCTGCCGGCCATCCAGCGCCTGATCGTGTAG
- a CDS encoding sigma-54 dependent transcriptional regulator encodes MLIVDDDRSVPHLFERIFAGTQTRVCTARTAAEGVQLLAECRPDVVVLDIMLPDQSGLDTYQQIHRHDPKLPVIFITAGGSSETAIEAMKLGAYDYLVKPLNVIEVRDLVNRALDNRRAMHVPVQLPEGPTADGSDVFIGRCPAMNDVFKRIGRVAPHNVTVLIRGETGTGKELVARAIYQHSPRAHARFLAVNMSAIPDTLLESELFGHEKGSFTGAENRRIGRFEQSSGGTLFLDEIGDLSPMVQSKLLRLLQEQRFERLGGSETIKTDVRVIAATNRDLEKMVEEGDFRADLYYRLNGFTIQLPPLRERGDDLILLIGQFFSRFAAELGKDVAGISPEAMQMLMRYHWPGNIRELQSALRQALLHASGQVLLPEFLPEEIRTGRKTPASAQADEGPGFRLEAFIDDALANGGEGLHAASIAVMERYLLARVLEKTAGNQSQAAKILGITRGSLRNKIRQYRIAVGAVVSSANGDSDDEDEGE; translated from the coding sequence GTGCTGATCGTTGACGACGACCGTAGCGTGCCGCACCTCTTCGAGCGCATCTTTGCCGGCACCCAAACGCGGGTCTGCACGGCACGCACGGCGGCCGAAGGCGTGCAGTTGTTGGCCGAGTGCCGTCCCGACGTGGTGGTTCTCGACATCATGCTCCCCGACCAATCGGGTCTCGACACCTATCAACAAATTCACCGGCACGATCCCAAGTTGCCCGTCATCTTCATCACGGCCGGAGGCAGCAGCGAAACGGCGATCGAGGCCATGAAGCTGGGCGCCTACGACTATCTGGTGAAGCCGCTCAACGTCATTGAGGTGCGCGATCTGGTGAACCGGGCACTCGACAACCGCCGGGCCATGCACGTGCCGGTGCAGTTGCCCGAAGGGCCGACCGCCGATGGTTCGGACGTGTTCATTGGCCGCTGCCCGGCGATGAACGACGTGTTCAAGCGGATCGGCCGCGTTGCCCCCCACAACGTGACGGTCTTGATCCGCGGCGAGACGGGCACGGGCAAAGAACTTGTGGCGAGGGCCATTTACCAGCACAGTCCGCGCGCACACGCGCGGTTTCTGGCCGTCAACATGTCGGCCATCCCAGACACCTTGCTGGAAAGCGAGTTGTTTGGCCACGAAAAAGGCTCGTTCACGGGCGCCGAAAACAGGCGGATCGGGCGCTTTGAGCAATCTTCCGGAGGCACGCTCTTTCTGGACGAAATCGGCGATCTTTCGCCGATGGTACAAAGCAAGCTCTTGCGATTGCTGCAGGAGCAGCGCTTCGAACGCCTTGGCGGCAGCGAAACGATCAAGACCGACGTCCGGGTGATCGCCGCCACGAACCGCGATTTGGAGAAGATGGTCGAGGAGGGCGATTTCAGGGCGGACCTCTATTATCGGCTGAACGGCTTCACCATTCAGCTTCCGCCGCTGCGCGAGAGGGGCGACGATTTGATTCTGCTCATTGGCCAGTTCTTCTCCCGCTTCGCTGCCGAGTTGGGCAAAGACGTGGCGGGCATCTCGCCCGAAGCGATGCAGATGCTGATGCGGTATCACTGGCCCGGCAACATTCGCGAGCTGCAAAGCGCCCTTCGCCAGGCGCTGTTGCACGCCAGCGGCCAGGTTTTGCTGCCGGAGTTCCTGCCCGAAGAGATCCGCACCGGCCGCAAAACACCGGCGTCGGCTCAGGCAGACGAAGGGCCCGGGTTCCGGCTGGAAGCGTTTATCGACGACGCCTTGGCCAACGGCGGCGAAGGCTTGCACGCGGCGTCGATCGCCGTCATGGAGCGTTACTTATTGGCGCGGGTGCTGGAAAAGACGGCCGGCAATCAATCGCAGGCGGCCAAAATACTCGGCATCACGCGGGGCAGCCTGCGCAACAAGATCCGCCAATATCGGATCGCGGTCGGCGCCGTCGTCAGTTCGGCCAACGGTGACAGCGACGATGAGGACGAAGGCGAATGA
- a CDS encoding aconitate hydratase — protein MRSNVAQKLIASHLLEGEMSPGEEIALRIDQTLTQDATGTTVMLELEALDVDRVQTEVSVQYVDHNLLQEDHKNPEDHLFLYSAARRHGLWFSRPGNGVSHPLHQERFGKPGKTLLGSDSHTPAAGSIGMLAIGAGGVEVALAMAGRPFYVRMPEIWGVRLTGKLPDWVSAKDVVLEMLRRHTVKGAVGRILEYHGPGLASLSAMDRHVIANMGTELGATTTVFPSDGEIRRFLRSQGRESDWTELAADDGASYDLEEEMDLAKLEPLIALPSSPDNVVPVREVAGRPIYQAYLGSSANPGYRDFAVPAEMVRGRRVHERVSFDVNPTSRQILENLVRDGHLLSLIHAGARLHQAGCNGCIGMGQAPATGKLSLRTVPRNFRGRSGTGDDQVCLVSPETAAASALAGEITDPRTLDMPYPRIVEPEQPSLNRELFLPPLKPDEARRVELIQGENIAPLPEFDGLPELLELPVLLRVGDNISTDDILPAGSKVLPYRSNVPKLSEFVYYAVDGEYVSRARRRGDHAIVGGHNYGQGSSREHAALAPRYLGLRLVLAKSFARIHWQNLVNFGIVPLVVSDESQFDELNNAAVLTIDEPAEQLRAGKTVTVENAARHDRFEARHQLSDRQIEILIAGGVINWSKRRSPGAPRRAVASVNR, from the coding sequence ATGCGTTCGAACGTCGCTCAGAAACTGATCGCGTCGCATTTGCTCGAAGGCGAAATGTCGCCGGGCGAAGAAATCGCCTTGCGAATCGATCAAACCCTCACGCAAGACGCTACCGGCACGACAGTCATGCTGGAGCTTGAGGCGCTCGATGTCGATCGCGTGCAGACGGAGGTTTCAGTGCAGTATGTCGACCACAACCTGCTGCAAGAGGACCACAAGAATCCCGAAGACCACCTGTTTCTGTACAGCGCCGCTCGGCGTCATGGCCTCTGGTTCAGCCGGCCCGGCAACGGAGTGAGCCACCCGCTGCACCAAGAACGGTTCGGCAAGCCCGGCAAAACCCTGCTCGGCTCCGACAGCCATACGCCGGCCGCCGGCTCGATCGGCATGCTGGCCATCGGCGCCGGCGGCGTCGAGGTGGCCCTGGCCATGGCCGGGCGGCCGTTCTATGTGCGGATGCCCGAAATTTGGGGCGTGCGACTGACCGGCAAGCTGCCCGATTGGGTGAGCGCCAAGGATGTCGTGTTGGAGATGCTGCGTCGCCACACGGTCAAGGGCGCGGTGGGCCGCATCCTCGAGTACCACGGCCCCGGCCTGGCGTCGCTGTCGGCCATGGACCGGCACGTGATCGCCAATATGGGCACCGAGCTGGGCGCCACGACGACCGTCTTTCCCTCCGATGGCGAAATCAGGCGGTTCTTGCGGTCGCAGGGACGCGAGAGCGATTGGACCGAACTGGCGGCCGACGACGGCGCGAGCTACGACCTGGAGGAAGAAATGGATCTGGCGAAGCTGGAACCGTTGATCGCCCTGCCTTCCAGCCCCGACAACGTGGTGCCCGTCCGCGAGGTCGCAGGGCGGCCGATCTATCAGGCGTACCTCGGCTCGTCGGCGAATCCCGGTTATCGCGATTTTGCCGTGCCGGCCGAGATGGTCCGAGGACGTCGAGTGCATGAACGCGTCTCGTTCGACGTCAACCCCACGTCGCGGCAGATTCTGGAAAATCTCGTGCGCGACGGGCATCTGCTGTCGTTGATTCACGCCGGCGCCCGCTTGCACCAAGCGGGCTGCAACGGCTGCATCGGCATGGGACAAGCGCCGGCCACCGGCAAGCTGAGCCTGCGCACCGTGCCCCGCAACTTTCGCGGCCGGTCGGGCACGGGCGACGACCAGGTCTGCCTGGTCAGCCCCGAGACCGCCGCGGCTTCGGCCCTGGCGGGCGAAATCACCGACCCGCGCACGCTCGATATGCCGTATCCGCGCATCGTAGAACCCGAACAGCCTTCGCTCAATCGCGAATTGTTCTTGCCGCCACTGAAGCCGGACGAAGCCCGCCGGGTGGAGTTGATCCAAGGCGAGAACATCGCCCCGCTGCCGGAGTTCGACGGGCTGCCCGAGCTGCTGGAGCTGCCCGTGCTGCTGCGGGTCGGCGATAACATTTCGACCGACGACATCCTGCCGGCGGGCAGCAAGGTGTTGCCCTATCGCAGCAATGTGCCGAAATTGAGCGAGTTCGTCTATTACGCCGTGGACGGCGAGTATGTTTCGCGCGCTCGCCGGCGGGGCGATCACGCGATTGTCGGCGGGCACAACTATGGCCAAGGCTCAAGCCGCGAGCATGCGGCGCTGGCGCCTCGCTACTTGGGACTGCGGCTGGTGCTGGCCAAGAGTTTTGCTCGCATCCACTGGCAGAACCTCGTCAATTTCGGCATTGTACCGCTGGTCGTCAGCGACGAGTCGCAGTTCGACGAGCTGAACAACGCGGCGGTGCTCACGATCGACGAACCCGCCGAGCAATTGCGGGCCGGCAAAACCGTGACCGTGGAGAACGCGGCCAGGCACGACCGCTTCGAGGCGCGCCACCAGTTGTCGGACCGGCAGATCGAGATTCTGATTGCCGGCGGGGTTATCAACTGGTCGAAGCGGCGTTCGCCCGGCGCCCCTCGCCGTGCGGTTGCGTCGGTCAACAGATAG
- a CDS encoding glycosyltransferase family 4 protein — MRIAQVAPLYESVPPRLYGGTERVVSYLTEELVRQGHRVTLFASGDSVTRAELVPCCEQALRLDPRCTDPLARHITMIEEVFERADSFDVIHFHIDYLHFPVSQRQSCRHVTTLHGRLDLAELAPLYRKFRGTPVTSISNHQRKPLSWINWQGTVYHGLPPELHSPGNGAGGYLAFLGRISPEKGVERAIEVAKRTGMPLKIAAKVDRADRDYYQVRVAPLLDHPLIEFIGEIGEGDKGRFLGDAKSLLFPVDWPEPFGLVMIEAMSCGLPVIAWRRGSVPEIIDDGVSGLIVEDVEGAVRAVEHLGELSRERCRAVFEKRFTAARMARAYLRIYRNLATKPETFLTSPRCISLNPRPAAPAGANR, encoded by the coding sequence ATGAGGATTGCGCAAGTTGCCCCGCTTTACGAAAGCGTGCCGCCGCGTTTGTATGGTGGCACCGAGCGGGTTGTCTCTTATTTGACGGAGGAGCTTGTTCGCCAAGGGCATAGGGTGACGCTCTTTGCCAGCGGCGATTCGGTGACACGGGCAGAACTCGTGCCTTGCTGCGAGCAGGCACTGCGGCTCGATCCGCGATGCACCGACCCACTGGCCCGCCATATCACCATGATCGAAGAGGTGTTTGAACGGGCCGACTCGTTCGACGTCATCCACTTCCACATCGATTACCTGCACTTTCCCGTGTCGCAACGGCAGTCGTGCCGCCATGTGACCACGCTGCACGGCCGGCTCGACCTGGCAGAGTTGGCGCCGCTCTATCGCAAATTCCGCGGGACGCCTGTGACCTCGATCTCAAACCACCAGCGCAAACCGTTGAGCTGGATCAATTGGCAGGGGACGGTGTATCACGGGTTGCCTCCCGAACTGCACTCGCCGGGCAACGGGGCGGGCGGTTACCTGGCCTTTCTGGGACGCATTTCACCGGAGAAGGGCGTCGAGCGCGCCATCGAGGTTGCCAAACGGACCGGAATGCCGTTGAAAATCGCGGCCAAGGTCGACCGCGCCGATCGCGACTACTATCAAGTCCGCGTGGCCCCGCTGCTCGACCACCCGCTGATCGAGTTCATCGGCGAGATCGGCGAAGGCGACAAAGGGCGCTTCTTGGGAGACGCCAAGTCGCTGCTTTTTCCGGTCGATTGGCCCGAGCCGTTCGGGCTGGTAATGATCGAAGCCATGTCGTGCGGCCTGCCGGTGATTGCCTGGCGCCGAGGTTCGGTGCCCGAAATCATCGACGACGGAGTCAGCGGCTTGATCGTCGAGGATGTGGAGGGTGCGGTACGGGCCGTCGAGCATTTGGGAGAGTTGTCGCGCGAGCGTTGCCGGGCCGTCTTCGAAAAGCGGTTCACCGCCGCGCGCATGGCCCGCGCCTATTTGCGAATCTACCGGAATCTCGCCACGAAGCCGGAAACGTTCCTTACATCACCGCGGTGCATTTCGTTGAACCCGCGGCCCGCGGCGCCCGCCGGCGCAAATCGTTGA